A genomic stretch from Chroococcidiopsis sp. SAG 2025 includes:
- a CDS encoding TonB-dependent siderophore receptor, with translation MHLVSCVGLAGVVVTVVAQPVRADVVEVTAVEIQPTASGTEIVLKTASNESPQVFTSRFGKTFVANVVNTQLQISDRNKLRQINPVKGIAAVTVSEAGANSLRIVVTGETELPKVRVQQSKNSLVLSATTSATTATQPPAAETTEIQSPPPEATPNAAEPETPAEGEEQEIVVTGEQETGYSVPNATTATKTDTPLRDIPQSIQVIPRQVIEDRQIVRFSELADNVSGVQPQSGYGGLSSQGYYLRGFPLDFEAYRNGFRDFGFITPRDVANVERVEFLKGPASVLYGSGFGFSGLVNTVTKKPQAEPFYRLNVTVGNYDFYRSALDFTGSLTEDKSLLYRLNVAYENADSFRDFNENESIFIAPSLTWQIGPRTTLTTELEYQNYDYVFDRGLLPSEEFLDLPISRFLGEPDVNDADFKSFYGTYNFEHEFSDNWKFRQGFNVVNIKGNTEYVTTSNFEQPFLEEDGRTLPRNAQRSDESSENYTLQNEFFGKFNTGSLRHNVLLGVELARYRFAYDFEDAAIASLDIFEPVYGAESEPYIPTSGEEYGADTVGIYVQDLIEISPNLKFLAGGRFDSIDSFYKDTLTDSFGFEQSDSEFSPRLGIVYQPSESTSVYASWTNSFNPEIFSRNQTGQPFEPSKGEQFEIGIKQGFLDDKLSATLALYELTKKNVLTEDPTDPDFSIQTGEQKSRGVELDIAGEILPGWKVIATYAYTDAFVSEDNTIPEGNKLQGVPEHGASLWTTYEIQSGNLQGLGFGAGIYYASDREVQLPNSIELPSYLRADASIFYRRNNWRAALNFKNIFDTEYYATQGFYITPQAPFTILGTFSVEF, from the coding sequence ATGCATTTGGTCAGTTGTGTGGGACTGGCTGGAGTTGTTGTAACTGTTGTGGCACAGCCAGTAAGAGCTGACGTTGTCGAGGTAACTGCTGTAGAAATTCAGCCGACAGCGTCAGGAACGGAAATTGTCTTAAAAACAGCGAGTAACGAATCGCCACAAGTTTTTACATCCCGTTTCGGCAAGACTTTTGTTGCTAACGTTGTCAATACTCAATTACAGATTTCAGATAGAAACAAACTGCGACAAATAAATCCTGTAAAGGGGATTGCGGCAGTGACAGTTAGCGAGGCTGGAGCCAATAGTCTGCGTATTGTGGTGACGGGTGAGACAGAATTACCAAAAGTACGGGTACAACAAAGCAAAAATAGTTTGGTTTTGAGTGCAACTACATCTGCAACAACTGCAACTCAACCACCAGCAGCAGAAACTACAGAAATCCAATCTCCACCACCAGAAGCTACCCCAAATGCAGCAGAACCAGAAACACCAGCAGAAGGGGAAGAACAAGAAATCGTCGTCACTGGAGAACAAGAAACTGGGTACAGCGTACCCAATGCAACCACTGCGACTAAAACTGATACTCCTTTACGCGATATTCCCCAATCTATTCAAGTCATCCCTCGTCAGGTGATAGAAGATCGCCAGATAGTTCGTTTTTCTGAGTTGGCTGATAACGTCAGTGGAGTCCAACCTCAGTCAGGTTATGGCGGTTTATCCTCCCAAGGTTATTATCTTCGCGGTTTCCCTTTAGATTTTGAAGCATACCGCAATGGTTTTCGAGATTTTGGCTTCATTACTCCGCGTGATGTTGCCAATGTTGAGCGAGTAGAGTTTCTCAAAGGTCCAGCATCAGTACTTTATGGTAGCGGCTTTGGTTTTAGCGGACTCGTCAATACTGTAACGAAAAAACCGCAAGCTGAGCCTTTCTATAGATTAAATGTCACAGTTGGCAATTATGACTTTTACCGCTCCGCGCTAGATTTCACGGGTTCTTTGACTGAGGATAAATCGTTACTTTATCGCTTGAATGTTGCTTATGAAAATGCTGACAGCTTCCGCGATTTTAATGAAAACGAGAGTATCTTTATCGCACCCTCACTAACTTGGCAAATTGGTCCGCGCACTACTCTCACTACTGAACTAGAGTATCAGAATTACGATTATGTCTTCGATCGCGGCTTACTTCCTTCTGAAGAATTTTTAGATCTACCCATTAGTAGATTTTTAGGAGAACCAGACGTTAATGATGCCGACTTTAAATCGTTTTACGGCACTTATAACTTCGAACATGAATTTAGCGATAACTGGAAGTTTAGACAGGGATTTAACGTAGTTAACATTAAGGGTAATACTGAATATGTCACTACCAGCAATTTCGAGCAACCCTTTTTAGAGGAAGATGGTCGGACACTGCCACGTAACGCGCAACGCTCGGATGAAAGTTCAGAAAATTACACGCTACAAAATGAATTTTTTGGCAAGTTTAATACAGGCTCTCTCCGTCATAATGTATTGTTGGGAGTAGAGCTAGCTCGTTATAGATTTGCTTATGATTTTGAAGACGCGGCTATTGCTTCCCTTGACATCTTTGAGCCAGTTTATGGTGCTGAATCTGAACCATATATTCCAACTTCCGGTGAAGAATATGGTGCAGACACTGTTGGTATTTACGTACAAGACCTAATTGAGATTTCACCTAATCTCAAATTCCTAGCTGGAGGTCGCTTTGATTCAATCGATTCTTTCTACAAAGACACCTTAACTGATTCTTTTGGCTTCGAGCAATCTGATTCTGAATTTTCGCCACGACTCGGTATTGTTTACCAACCCAGCGAATCTACTTCTGTTTATGCCAGTTGGACTAATTCATTTAATCCAGAAATATTCAGTCGTAATCAGACAGGGCAACCTTTTGAGCCAAGCAAAGGCGAACAGTTTGAAATTGGAATTAAGCAAGGTTTTCTTGATGACAAACTCTCAGCTACACTGGCGCTTTACGAATTAACTAAAAAAAATGTCTTAACTGAAGATCCCACCGATCCTGATTTCAGTATCCAAACGGGAGAACAGAAAAGCCGTGGTGTCGAACTAGATATTGCTGGCGAAATATTACCAGGATGGAAAGTTATTGCTACCTATGCTTATACAGATGCCTTTGTCAGCGAGGATAACACGATTCCAGAAGGAAACAAATTACAGGGAGTGCCAGAACATGGTGCTAGTCTATGGACGACTTATGAAATTCAAAGTGGCAATTTACAAGGTTTAGGATTTGGTGCGGGGATATATTACGCAAGCGATCGCGAAGTTCAATTACCCAACAGCATTGAACTACCATCTTATCTACGTGCGGATGCCAGTATCTTCTATCGTCGCAATAACTGGCGAGCTGCTCTCAACTTCAAGAACATCTTTGATACTGAATATTACGCAACTCAAGGCTTTTATATTACTCCTCAAGCACCATTCACGATTTTGGGAACATTCTCTGTTGAGTTTTAA
- a CDS encoding energy transducer TonB: MGSDNIAIQQREKEARSLKTLLACSLVGSLALHVGLLYAGIDKLWQRNSTQPKPIEVVIVDPPKKPEVKKPEPKPQPPKPKPQPRRVQQPRVRQPQRVVRQSPPPRVVRATPKPVPRAITPKPTPAPSPIATPNPQLRNQLSNLRSERAEQAKVLTGRGNPQAPVVAPSPSTGTGRTPVATGPRTVRQPRSEGDSEGSNTLTCRRCPQPSYPASARRRGVEGVPKVAFYVGSDGNVSNVQLVQSSGDADLDAAALKQVTRWKYNDLKRGRRVVLRVRFVLN; this comes from the coding sequence ATGGGTTCTGATAACATTGCCATCCAGCAGCGAGAGAAAGAAGCGCGATCGCTGAAGACTCTTTTAGCTTGTAGTTTGGTTGGTTCCCTGGCTTTACACGTCGGTCTGCTATATGCAGGTATTGATAAATTATGGCAAAGGAATTCTACCCAACCAAAACCCATAGAAGTTGTTATCGTCGATCCTCCTAAAAAACCAGAGGTCAAGAAGCCAGAACCAAAACCACAGCCACCAAAACCAAAACCACAGCCACGGCGAGTACAACAGCCCAGAGTTAGGCAGCCTCAAAGAGTAGTACGTCAGTCGCCTCCCCCAAGAGTCGTTAGGGCTACTCCCAAACCCGTACCTCGCGCTATTACACCGAAGCCCACGCCTGCCCCATCTCCAATAGCCACACCTAATCCCCAGCTAAGAAATCAGCTATCGAATCTTAGGAGTGAAAGGGCAGAGCAAGCAAAAGTCTTAACTGGTAGAGGTAATCCTCAAGCACCCGTTGTAGCTCCTAGCCCTAGTACGGGTACTGGTAGAACTCCTGTAGCGACAGGACCGAGAACCGTCAGGCAACCTCGAAGTGAGGGTGATTCTGAGGGTTCTAACACTCTTACTTGTCGCCGTTGCCCTCAGCCTAGTTATCCAGCTAGCGCTAGAAGGCGGGGAGTGGAGGGCGTTCCCAAAGTTGCTTTCTATGTAGGTTCGGATGGGAATGTTAGCAACGTGCAGTTAGTGCAGTCTAGCGGTGATGCAGACCTAGATGCAGCAGCACTCAAGCAGGTAACTCGTTGGAAGTACAACGATCTCAAAAGGGGAAGGCGTGTTGTGCTGAGAGTGCGTTTTGTTCTCAACTAA
- a CDS encoding transposase gives MATVPTQLSQGRVVIVQADTEFGTVEFLKAVRKQSWRAVVGMRCNRKMQDGRHLKQLYRHANRGQQVYLAGDTQPLTVSWFWLKRAEGKRELRFVVSTHPYSGIYLVRLGRKRSCIEGFFKTSKHRFGLHRFGQTTKLGVYRWLIKSANCLSIGALD, from the coding sequence TTGGCAACGGTTCCAACCCAGTTGAGTCAGGGCAGGGTGGTCATTGTACAGGCAGATACGGAGTTTGGCACCGTAGAGTTTCTCAAAGCAGTGCGAAAGCAGTCGTGGCGAGCAGTCGTGGGGATGCGCTGCAATCGCAAAATGCAGGACGGTCGTCATCTAAAGCAACTGTATCGCCATGCCAACCGTGGACAACAGGTGTATTTAGCGGGAGACACACAGCCACTGACGGTGTCCTGGTTCTGGCTCAAACGAGCCGAAGGCAAGCGAGAACTGCGCTTTGTCGTTTCTACCCATCCTTACTCTGGCATTTATCTGGTGCGGCTAGGACGTAAGCGCTCTTGCATTGAGGGCTTTTTCAAAACGAGCAAACATCGTTTTGGGCTGCATCGCTTTGGGCAAACTACGAAACTTGGTGTCTATCGCTGGCTCATCAAGAGCGCTAATTGCCTATCTATTGGCGCATTGGATTGA
- a CDS encoding HlyD family efflux transporter periplasmic adaptor subunit has translation MTTIAEVKEAEANFKSTVAALNVARAKRERYQPIAEDGAVSKNQLEEAQLEVQQQQQEVEATRARVQRALAALDPSNAEVAIASQQIAQAKAAAEANEATLDKERLTLIQQRIEIQQQLAQNTRELQQVETDISQTVITATANGIVFKLNLRNPGQTVRLGEEIAEIVPSDASLEIEAAVAIEDKSKLKSGQDVQMRVSACPYPDYGTLKGKVSQVSADTVKPQHNSTTTTNSTTASSRNPNTATAFYEVTIKPESLALGQGKNQCLLQLGMDGRADIISREETVLQFLLSGTL, from the coding sequence ATGACTACCATTGCCGAAGTCAAAGAAGCTGAGGCTAACTTCAAGTCAACAGTGGCGGCTTTAAATGTAGCTAGAGCGAAGCGGGAGCGATATCAGCCGATCGCAGAAGATGGGGCAGTTTCCAAGAATCAATTGGAGGAAGCACAACTGGAGGTCCAGCAGCAACAACAAGAGGTTGAAGCGACCCGAGCTAGAGTGCAACGTGCTCTAGCTGCCCTCGATCCTAGTAACGCAGAAGTAGCGATCGCCTCCCAGCAGATTGCCCAAGCAAAAGCAGCAGCAGAAGCCAACGAAGCTACCTTAGACAAGGAACGCCTTACCCTAATCCAGCAACGAATTGAAATTCAACAACAGCTAGCTCAGAACACTCGTGAACTCCAGCAAGTGGAAACTGATATTAGCCAGACTGTTATTACTGCCACAGCAAATGGTATTGTCTTCAAGCTCAACCTGCGTAACCCCGGTCAAACTGTACGTCTTGGAGAAGAAATTGCTGAAATTGTCCCCAGTGATGCTTCTTTAGAGATTGAGGCAGCGGTGGCTATCGAGGATAAAAGTAAGTTGAAATCAGGTCAAGATGTACAGATGCGGGTTTCTGCCTGTCCTTATCCAGACTATGGTACGCTCAAAGGTAAAGTGAGCCAAGTTTCCGCAGATACCGTTAAACCTCAACACAATAGTACTACTACAACCAATTCCACCACTGCTTCTAGTCGGAACCCTAATACAGCTACTGCTTTCTACGAGGTGACGATTAAGCCAGAAAGCCTGGCTTTAGGTCAAGGCAAAAATCAGTGTTTACTCCAGTTGGGAATGGACGGCAGAGCTGATATTATTTCTAGAGAAGAGACCGTACTCCAATTCCTGCTTAGTGGGACTTTGTAA
- a CDS encoding transposase yields the protein MGESQRKNLSQLVTNTVDGSYNSLRHFLNNAPWDEVKLNNRRLEVMHQCRQTTPSQGFTLIVDDSGHRKSGAATDGVGRQYIGEIGKTDNGIVLLTTYLYDGVRRLPLDVALYQHASLFEQGKADPNFQKNLTWL from the coding sequence CTGGGTGAGAGTCAGCGCAAAAACCTGAGCCAACTGGTCACAAATACAGTAGATGGCTCCTACAACAGCCTCAGACATTTTCTCAACAATGCCCCTTGGGATGAAGTCAAGCTAAATAATCGGCGGTTGGAGGTGATGCACCAGTGTCGCCAGACGACCCCGAGTCAAGGTTTCACATTGATTGTAGATGATTCGGGACATCGCAAAAGTGGTGCGGCTACTGATGGGGTAGGACGGCAGTACATTGGGGAGATTGGCAAGACTGACAATGGTATTGTGCTGCTGACTACCTACTTGTATGATGGAGTGCGACGTCTGCCGTTAGATGTTGCACTCTATCAACACGCAAGTTTATTCGAGCAAGGCAAGGCAGACCCCAACTTCCAGAAAAACCTGACCTGGCTCTAG
- a CDS encoding transposase encodes MVDQCLKRGYRPGVTVIDAGYGNNTPFLKQLESRNLTYVAAIAKTAKLLLKHQVMSLLVSRD; translated from the coding sequence TTGGTTGACCAATGCTTGAAGCGCGGTTATCGACCGGGTGTGACTGTAATTGATGCAGGCTACGGTAATAACACGCCTTTTCTCAAGCAGTTGGAGTCGAGAAACCTAACTTACGTGGCAGCAATCGCCAAAACCGCCAAGTTACTGCTCAAACATCAGGTGATGAGTCTGCTCGTAAGCAGGGATTAG
- a CDS encoding transposase, whose translation MGGAVTSSRSEARRHTRWLAIQLNASSFEQATEVDYFLTNASDNQVSAAWVAQTYSARNWVEVFYREAKGWLGLSEYQVRDALSMKRHWVLVFIAYTFILWHQLTGGFRRRWATKPLQTFAEALEAFRTAVEFRLVRWLNEHVDVFASHRAKFGYIWA comes from the coding sequence TTGGGTGGCGCTGTTACCAGTTCACGTTCCGAAGCTCGAAGGCACACTCGCTGGCTGGCGATTCAACTCAATGCCTCTAGTTTCGAGCAAGCGACGGAGGTGGATTACTTTCTCACCAATGCCTCTGACAACCAAGTCAGTGCGGCTTGGGTAGCTCAAACATATTCTGCTCGCAACTGGGTGGAGGTCTTCTATCGAGAAGCCAAGGGCTGGTTGGGTTTGAGTGAGTATCAAGTTCGGGATGCTCTGAGTATGAAGCGTCATTGGGTTTTAGTGTTCATCGCTTACACCTTCATCCTTTGGCATCAGTTGACCGGCGGATTCCGCAGACGTTGGGCAACCAAACCCTTACAAACTTTTGCCGAAGCATTGGAGGCATTCCGCACCGCAGTCGAGTTTCGTTTGGTCCGCTGGCTTAATGAGCATGTTGATGTATTTGCCTCTCACAGAGCTAAGTTCGGCTATATTTGGGCTTAG
- a CDS encoding monooxygenase — MTKPEPVSHVLLATPTHTQSSGKQAVVIGGSITGLLAVRVLLDHFEQVTLVERDRFPQQPSSRPGIPQANQVHVILTQGQRILERLFPGLKDELTAAGAPTVDWIADWIVLGAWGWGPRFASGFTGYTCSRTFLEWVLRQRLTQERRLQILEGCQATQLLTNTNKSQVTGVRCRYRAGVDPTTPPQTRDFAADFIVDATGRNSALPQWLAALGYPSPQETIVNSFLGYASRWYQRPEEPRVDWRGATIMSKPPDAGRGGVLYPVEGNRWVVTLGGVGRDYPPTSEADFFEFARSLRSPIIYEAIKDARPLSGVYAYRRTENRWYHYEQLSRLPEGVVVMGDAVCAFNPIYGQGITVAAMQALTLDKCLQQQNRYDRDSRSGLTRRFQKQLAKTIATPWLMATGEDLRWSTTVGEQPELMTQLTQRYFDRVLRLMIDAPDVYQKFWAVVHMVEPPTVLFQPSIMARIFFQVVTDKFFRGSDFEKNSIFKQ; from the coding sequence ATGACAAAGCCAGAGCCAGTTAGTCACGTTCTCCTCGCAACACCAACTCACACGCAAAGCAGTGGGAAGCAAGCAGTAGTCATTGGTGGCAGTATTACTGGCTTGTTAGCGGTACGAGTCTTACTCGACCACTTTGAGCAGGTGACGCTTGTAGAGCGAGATCGCTTTCCCCAACAGCCGTCATCACGCCCTGGTATTCCACAAGCAAATCAAGTCCACGTTATCCTCACTCAAGGACAGCGAATTCTCGAAAGGCTGTTTCCTGGCTTGAAGGACGAGCTAACAGCAGCAGGTGCGCCTACTGTAGATTGGATCGCTGACTGGATAGTATTAGGAGCTTGGGGTTGGGGACCACGCTTTGCTTCCGGCTTTACTGGTTATACCTGTAGCCGCACCTTCCTCGAATGGGTACTTCGACAGCGGCTGACCCAAGAGCGGCGCTTGCAAATACTGGAAGGATGCCAGGCCACCCAGCTGTTAACTAACACGAATAAATCCCAGGTGACAGGAGTAAGATGCCGTTACCGGGCAGGAGTAGATCCAACTACCCCACCCCAGACACGAGATTTCGCTGCCGATTTCATCGTGGATGCAACAGGTCGTAATTCTGCCCTGCCCCAGTGGTTAGCTGCTCTAGGCTATCCTTCACCACAAGAGACGATTGTGAATTCATTTTTGGGTTATGCTAGCCGTTGGTATCAGCGACCCGAAGAACCCAGGGTAGATTGGCGAGGAGCAACAATTATGTCTAAGCCACCCGACGCAGGGCGTGGTGGCGTACTCTATCCAGTAGAAGGCAACCGTTGGGTCGTGACTCTAGGGGGTGTCGGTCGCGACTATCCACCGACTAGCGAAGCTGATTTTTTCGAATTTGCTCGCAGCCTTCGCAGTCCGATAATTTATGAAGCAATCAAAGATGCACGACCCCTCTCTGGGGTATATGCCTACCGAAGAACGGAAAACCGCTGGTATCACTACGAACAGCTATCTAGGCTACCGGAAGGAGTGGTAGTTATGGGAGATGCAGTCTGTGCTTTTAATCCAATCTACGGTCAAGGAATTACAGTCGCAGCGATGCAAGCCCTCACTCTAGACAAGTGCCTCCAGCAGCAGAATCGATATGATCGTGACTCCCGCTCTGGGCTGACGCGACGCTTTCAAAAGCAATTAGCCAAAACAATTGCGACTCCGTGGTTAATGGCAACCGGAGAAGATTTGCGCTGGTCAACCACAGTAGGAGAGCAGCCGGAGCTGATGACTCAACTGACGCAGCGATACTTCGACCGAGTACTCAGGTTAATGATAGATGCCCCTGACGTGTATCAGAAGTTTTGGGCAGTAGTCCACATGGTTGAACCGCCGACAGTACTATTCCAACCCAGTATTATGGCAAGAATATTCTTTCAGGTAGTCACGGACAAATTTTTCAGAGGAAGTGACTTTGAGAAAAACTCGATATTCAAGCAGTAG
- a CDS encoding ATP-binding protein — translation MSDRWYEANQRYLSASVALIRQTLEQYAVSLPNPDRLSNNDKSEPALQKAAEAMPAPSALERICQIFDLSDFERDVLLLCAALELSNDFTNVCSAAQPEGQKPYPTLGLALAALPNPHWDAIAPYAPLRFWRLIEIGEGHALTLCPLRIDERILHYLLGIQYLDERLTAIVEPLLAGNVLVPSHQTVVERVATVLSHAITLEELPVIQFYGKDFANKRDIAVAACKMLGLQLNVMSAQAIAVTPNELNNFIRLWNREILLSRNALLINCNELDPNDVSRVKAIAHLIERLHGVLIITSREKMTVKQRPAVSFEIHKPTSDEQGTLWRETLGDLIPQLNGEVDTLVKQFNLSTVSIQAARAEVVGHLSQKQENEIDRILWDVCRIQARPRLDELAQRIESVAGWEDLVLPPLQKQILHEIAAHVRQRITVYGSWGFGGKSARGLGISALFAGASGTGKTLAAEVLANELHLDLYRIDLSSVISKYIGETEKNLRQVFDAAEESGVILLFDEADALFGKRSEVKDSHDRYANIEVSYLLQRMESYPGLAILTTNLKSLIDTAFLRRIRFVLQFPFPDAIQRAEIWRRVFPASTPTEGIDPMKLAKLNVAGGNIYNIALNAAFLAAEAGESVQMKHLLRAAQAEYAKLEKPLTDAEVGSWTQQSNYS, via the coding sequence ATGAGCGATCGCTGGTATGAAGCAAACCAACGGTATTTATCTGCATCTGTAGCTTTGATTAGACAGACTCTAGAACAGTATGCTGTGAGTTTGCCTAATCCCGATCGGTTAAGTAACAATGACAAATCCGAGCCAGCTTTACAAAAAGCTGCTGAGGCTATGCCAGCTCCATCGGCATTGGAAAGAATTTGTCAAATTTTCGATCTCTCAGATTTTGAGCGCGATGTACTTCTCTTATGTGCGGCATTGGAATTGAGCAATGACTTTACTAATGTATGTAGTGCAGCTCAACCAGAGGGGCAAAAACCCTACCCTACGTTAGGATTAGCTCTAGCAGCTTTACCAAACCCGCATTGGGATGCGATCGCCCCATACGCGCCTTTGCGTTTTTGGCGTTTAATTGAAATAGGAGAGGGTCATGCATTGACTCTCTGTCCGCTACGAATTGATGAAAGAATTTTGCACTATTTACTCGGAATACAATATCTTGACGAACGGTTGACTGCGATCGTTGAGCCTTTGCTAGCTGGTAACGTTCTAGTGCCTTCACATCAAACTGTAGTAGAGAGAGTAGCAACCGTTTTGTCGCACGCTATAACCTTAGAAGAATTGCCGGTTATTCAATTTTATGGTAAAGATTTTGCCAATAAACGCGATATTGCAGTCGCAGCGTGTAAGATGTTGGGTTTGCAGCTAAATGTAATGTCGGCACAGGCGATCGCAGTGACACCAAATGAATTAAATAATTTTATTCGCTTGTGGAATCGAGAGATTCTTTTAAGTAGGAATGCCTTACTGATAAATTGCAATGAATTAGATCCAAATGACGTGTCCCGTGTGAAGGCGATCGCGCATTTAATTGAGCGTTTGCACGGTGTCTTAATTATTACTAGTCGAGAAAAAATGACTGTAAAACAACGCCCAGCAGTTAGCTTTGAGATTCACAAACCAACCTCAGACGAGCAAGGTACGTTATGGCGAGAGACACTGGGCGATCTAATTCCCCAGTTAAACGGTGAGGTCGATACTTTGGTAAAACAGTTCAACTTGAGTACTGTCAGCATTCAAGCCGCTCGTGCGGAAGTTGTAGGACACTTGAGCCAAAAACAGGAAAACGAGATTGATCGCATTTTATGGGACGTGTGCCGCATACAAGCACGCCCGCGTTTAGATGAACTCGCTCAGAGAATTGAATCAGTAGCCGGTTGGGAAGACTTAGTGCTACCACCGTTGCAGAAACAGATCCTGCATGAAATAGCAGCTCATGTACGTCAACGAATCACTGTATATGGCTCGTGGGGATTTGGTGGTAAGAGTGCGCGGGGATTGGGTATTAGCGCCCTTTTTGCAGGTGCTAGCGGTACGGGTAAAACCCTAGCAGCTGAAGTTCTGGCAAATGAATTGCATCTCGACCTGTATCGGATTGACTTGTCTTCGGTTATTAGCAAGTATATTGGCGAAACAGAAAAGAATCTTCGGCAAGTCTTTGATGCAGCAGAGGAAAGCGGGGTGATTTTATTATTTGATGAAGCTGATGCTTTATTTGGCAAGCGCAGTGAAGTCAAAGACAGCCACGATCGCTATGCCAATATTGAAGTTAGCTACCTATTGCAACGCATGGAATCATACCCTGGCTTGGCAATTTTGACAACTAATCTGAAGAGTTTGATAGATACAGCATTTTTACGTCGTATTCGCTTTGTGCTTCAGTTTCCCTTTCCAGACGCGATCCAACGAGCCGAAATTTGGCGGCGAGTTTTCCCTGCAAGTACTCCCACCGAAGGGATAGATCCGATGAAGCTAGCAAAGTTGAATGTTGCAGGGGGCAACATCTACAATATTGCTCTCAATGCAGCTTTTCTCGCTGCTGAAGCTGGAGAATCGGTGCAGATGAAACACTTATTACGTGCAGCCCAAGCTGAGTATGCCAAATTGGAGAAACCTTTGACTGATGCAGAAGTGGGTAGTTGGACTCAGCAATCGAATTACAGCTAG
- a CDS encoding DUF4255 domain-containing protein, protein MSMSHTLSLVTVTAVLKNLLENGLVNDAIAASLGEVIVTALPPDRISVGTDERAQLNLFLYQVTQNRNADWISQEIGGKRSPITREIRSANPPLALNLHYLLTAYGAKDFQSELLLEYAMHLLHETPVLTSNLIETALKNASAVNTSSILSQVLSAVSILDLAEKIGQIKINPEFFSMEETTKLWSALQTNYRPSVAYCVSMVAIDSRNSSRHSHTVPSSRPIVEAVAARSGATQEIVAGSTLLIRGKQLLGDLTRVRLSVMESLLEPQDVTETQVSFSLPSNLYAGIHGVQVVHLKLKAAGMQHGKIESNIVPFVLHPTITASETRVRESGGSSKLYSGEISIQCNPKVGKAQRVTLILYVVSSYGAESYSFSVASRHEETNLLVVPVNNVKAGTYLVQLQVDGTQSFLPNDLSGQYDPLQVTI, encoded by the coding sequence ATGAGTATGAGCCATACGCTTTCTTTAGTAACCGTGACAGCAGTATTGAAAAATTTATTAGAAAATGGATTGGTCAACGACGCGATCGCTGCTAGTCTCGGTGAAGTCATTGTTACTGCCTTACCACCCGATCGCATTTCTGTAGGAACTGACGAACGCGCTCAACTCAACCTATTTCTCTATCAGGTGACGCAAAATCGCAATGCTGACTGGATAAGTCAAGAAATCGGAGGGAAGCGATCGCCAATAACTAGAGAAATACGTTCTGCAAATCCACCCCTCGCCCTTAACTTGCACTACTTATTAACAGCTTACGGAGCCAAAGATTTTCAATCTGAGCTTTTACTAGAGTATGCAATGCATCTATTGCATGAGACACCAGTTTTGACCTCTAATCTTATCGAGACGGCATTAAAAAATGCATCAGCAGTCAATACATCGAGTATCTTGTCTCAAGTGCTTTCTGCTGTATCTATTTTGGATCTAGCCGAGAAGATCGGGCAAATCAAAATTAATCCAGAATTTTTTAGTATGGAAGAAACCACCAAGCTGTGGTCTGCTTTACAAACAAATTATCGTCCGTCAGTTGCCTATTGCGTATCAATGGTAGCGATAGACAGCCGTAACTCTAGTAGACATTCCCATACAGTACCGTCATCAAGACCGATTGTAGAGGCAGTGGCAGCCCGATCGGGAGCAACTCAAGAGATTGTGGCTGGTAGTACCCTTTTGATTCGTGGAAAACAGTTGCTTGGCGACTTAACACGAGTACGATTGAGTGTTATGGAGTCACTGTTAGAACCTCAAGATGTGACGGAAACCCAGGTTAGTTTTTCACTACCATCAAATCTATATGCTGGTATACATGGTGTCCAGGTTGTACATCTCAAGCTAAAAGCAGCAGGTATGCAACACGGTAAAATTGAATCCAACATCGTGCCTTTCGTCTTGCATCCAACTATTACTGCTTCAGAGACTCGTGTTCGAGAGAGTGGTGGCAGTAGTAAATTATATTCAGGAGAAATCTCGATTCAGTGCAACCCTAAAGTAGGAAAAGCGCAAAGGGTAACTTTAATACTTTATGTGGTTTCCAGTTATGGAGCAGAGTCTTACTCTTTCTCAGTCGCCTCACGTCATGAAGAGACTAATTTGTTAGTAGTTCCTGTCAATAATGTTAAGGCAGGAACTTATTTAGTACAGCTCCAAGTGGATGGGACTCAAAGCTTCCTCCCAAACGATTTATCTGGGCAGTACGATCCGCTACAGGTGACTATATGA
- a CDS encoding DUF6760 family protein, protein MCRGVCFSGGVLSYPSAQLYEEVAFIAFHFHWSQAEILNLDHTIRKRWVNEINQINQKIATT, encoded by the coding sequence ATTTGCCGTGGAGTTTGCTTTAGCGGGGGAGTCTTAAGCTACCCCTCAGCGCAATTATACGAGGAGGTAGCTTTTATTGCCTTTCACTTCCACTGGTCGCAAGCAGAAATTCTCAATCTCGACCACACGATCCGCAAACGTTGGGTGAATGAAATTAATCAGATTAACCAAAAGATTGCTACTACTTGA